From Anaerococcus urinomassiliensis:
AAATCTTTCAAGGCGTCCTATAGCAACTGGTTCGCTCTTAATTCCTCTTGTACATACGCCCTCGCATTGAACCTCTTGTGGACAAACCCTACCACAAATTGCTGGTAAGTTGTTAGTTTTTGCAATTGCATCATAGGCGCTTTCCAAATCACCTGCTACTAACTGGTTGATAAATTCCGGAATATGAACTGATACAGGGCAGCCAGCCATACATGGGGCGTTTTTGCATTGCAAGCATCTAGTTGCTTCTTCTTTTGCCATTTCCAAAGTGTATCCTAGTGTTACTTCGTCAAAGTTACTATTTCTTACGTTTGGGTCTTGTTCTGGCATTTTTACTTTTTCTTTTGCCATATTTATTTTGTAATCAGCCATTTCTTACCTCGCCAGTTAAGTTACACACATGCTCTCTTTCTTCTTTTATGTAGTTTCTAGATCTATTCATAGCCTCGGTGAAATCTACTTTGTATCCATCAAAATCTGGTCCATCTACACATGCAAATTTCATTTGTCCATCAACTGTAAGCCTGCAGCAACCACACATACCAGTGCCATCAACCATAGTTGAATTCATACTTACTGTAACTGGTATATCATAAGGTCTGGCTACTTCTACAACATTTTTCATCATTATTACTGGTCCTATGGCAAGAATATGATCATAATTTTTGCCAGAATCAATATTATTCTTTAAGATTTCTGTTACAAAACCAGCGTGACCATATGATCCATCATCAGTTGCTATGTACAAGTTTTCGCTAGATACTTTTAGTTCATTTTCAAGCAAAATCAAATCTTTGTTTCTAAAACCAATTATTACATCTACATGGGCACCAATATCGTGGAGATATTTTGCTTGTGGATAAGCAATAGCAGTTCCAAGGCCGCCACCTACAACACATACATGCTTTCCTTTTAGACTATCAAGTTCTGTTGGAACTCCTAGTGGTCCTACAAAGTCAAGGAAACCATCTCCAGCCTTAAGATTATCCATTCTCATAGTAGTTCCACCAACCACTTGAACAATGATTGTTACATTCTCATAATCTGTAGATGATATCGTAAAAGGTACTCTTTCTCCTTTTTCATCTAGTCTAAGTATTATAAATTGTCCTGGCA
This genomic window contains:
- a CDS encoding sulfide/dihydroorotate dehydrogenase-like FAD/NAD-binding protein yields the protein MARIIEKTNLNENTIKFVVNAPNIAKRALPGQFIILRLDEKGERVPFTISSTDYENVTIIVQVVGGTTMRMDNLKAGDGFLDFVGPLGVPTELDSLKGKHVCVVGGGLGTAIAYPQAKYLHDIGAHVDVIIGFRNKDLILLENELKVSSENLYIATDDGSYGHAGFVTEILKNNIDSGKNYDHILAIGPVIMMKNVVEVARPYDIPVTVSMNSTMVDGTGMCGCCRLTVDGQMKFACVDGPDFDGYKVDFTEAMNRSRNYIKEEREHVCNLTGEVRNG